In Halopseudomonas nanhaiensis, a single window of DNA contains:
- a CDS encoding class I SAM-dependent methyltransferase produces MLRAQLEAELQRVLSEARLCKSNLPGLPELSLWLLDPVNLDRAFAAEETRRLLEAPPYWGFCWGSGLALARWVLDNPDHVRGKRILDFGAGSGIVALACRLAGASESIACDLDGPALQACALNAELNGIDLQLAEDYFAVTGDIDLIIAADVLYDSGNRPFLDRFRQRASTVLVADSRVRDLQHPGFSRLQMLSGQTLPDLGEPAEFRQVALYQAVS; encoded by the coding sequence ATGCTGCGAGCGCAACTGGAAGCCGAGCTGCAAAGGGTGCTCAGCGAGGCACGGCTTTGTAAGTCGAACCTTCCCGGGCTGCCGGAGCTGAGTCTGTGGTTGCTCGATCCGGTCAATCTGGATCGCGCCTTCGCCGCCGAAGAAACCCGCCGGCTGCTCGAAGCGCCGCCTTACTGGGGCTTCTGCTGGGGCAGCGGCCTGGCCCTGGCGCGCTGGGTGCTCGACAACCCCGATCACGTTCGCGGCAAGCGGATTCTCGATTTCGGCGCCGGGTCAGGTATCGTCGCCCTCGCCTGTCGCCTCGCCGGCGCCAGCGAGAGCATCGCCTGTGATCTGGATGGCCCGGCGTTACAGGCCTGCGCGCTGAACGCAGAGCTCAACGGCATCGATCTGCAACTGGCTGAGGACTATTTTGCGGTAACCGGCGATATCGACCTGATCATTGCCGCCGATGTGCTATACGACAGCGGCAACCGGCCGTTTCTGGATCGGTTTCGCCAGCGCGCCAGCACGGTGCTGGTCGCCGACAGTCGGGTGCGTGATCTGCAGCACCCCGGTTTCAGCAGGCTGCAGATGCTTAGCGGGCAAACCCTGCCGGACCTGGGCGAGCCCGCTGAATTCCGGCAGGTGGCGCTGTACCAGGCAGTGTCTTGA
- a CDS encoding DUF2796 domain-containing protein, protein MKRIRPALAVCCVALPLLAHAQHHDHDHHHEDGAQPGVHQHGVGALNLALDGHVLELELSGPADNFLGFEHMPTNESERQQAQRVLKTLREPGSLYILPAEAGCVAESADIHSALLEAVQTQASGNDSPPEHEHEHEHEQSETHQDIAAHYRFRCDNPDALDRIELALFSVFPNTEKLLIQSVGTRGQQGGEVTATQPEVKL, encoded by the coding sequence ATGAAGCGGATTCGCCCTGCCCTGGCTGTATGCTGTGTCGCATTACCCCTTCTGGCCCATGCGCAGCACCATGACCACGATCACCATCACGAAGATGGCGCTCAACCTGGCGTGCACCAGCACGGTGTTGGCGCCCTCAACCTGGCGCTGGATGGGCATGTACTGGAGCTGGAACTGTCCGGGCCGGCCGACAATTTCCTCGGGTTCGAGCACATGCCGACCAACGAGTCCGAGCGCCAGCAGGCTCAGCGAGTGCTCAAGACTCTGCGCGAACCCGGCAGCCTGTACATTCTCCCCGCCGAGGCCGGCTGCGTCGCCGAGTCGGCGGACATACACAGCGCTCTGCTCGAGGCTGTCCAGACCCAGGCCAGCGGAAACGACTCCCCACCCGAGCACGAGCACGAGCACGAGCACGAGCAAAGTGAAACCCATCAGGACATTGCCGCACACTACCGCTTCCGCTGCGACAACCCCGACGCGCTCGACCGCATCGAACTGGCGCTGTTCAGCGTGTTTCCCAACACCGAGAAACTGCTGATCCAGAGCGTGGGTACCCGTGGTCAGCAGGGCGGCGAAGTCACCGCTACCCAGCCGGAAGTGAAGCTGTAA
- a CDS encoding ABC transporter ATP-binding protein: MVAEIIHIESLRYAWPGQPPLLAIDDLRLGRGERVFLKGPSGSGKTTLLGLIGGVHRPGSGVVRLLGKDLAALSSAGRDRFRADHTGYIFQMFNLLPYLSVIDNVTLACRFSALRCKRALAEHDNLEAAARTLLIGLGLQEAQLRKPVNELSVGQQQRVAAARALIGKPELIIADEPTSALDADTREVFIRILFDECARAGTSLLFVSHDASLENLFDRSLSLERLNQTSTRERR; this comes from the coding sequence ATGGTCGCCGAGATCATTCACATCGAATCGCTGCGCTATGCCTGGCCGGGCCAACCGCCCTTGCTGGCGATCGACGACCTGCGGCTGGGCCGCGGCGAACGGGTGTTTCTGAAAGGCCCCTCCGGCAGCGGCAAGACCACCTTGCTGGGATTGATCGGCGGGGTCCATCGTCCGGGAAGCGGCGTGGTACGGCTGCTGGGAAAGGACCTCGCGGCGCTGTCTTCGGCCGGCCGCGACCGCTTTCGGGCCGACCATACCGGTTACATTTTCCAGATGTTCAATCTGCTGCCGTATCTGTCGGTCATCGACAACGTCACCCTCGCCTGCCGTTTTTCCGCGCTCCGATGCAAACGTGCGCTGGCCGAGCACGACAATCTTGAAGCAGCCGCCAGAACGCTGCTGATCGGACTCGGGCTGCAGGAGGCGCAGCTGCGCAAACCGGTCAATGAGCTGTCTGTCGGGCAGCAGCAACGCGTCGCGGCGGCACGCGCGCTGATTGGCAAACCCGAACTGATCATTGCCGACGAGCCGACCTCTGCGCTGGACGCCGATACGCGCGAGGTGTTCATCCGGATCCTGTTCGACGAATGCGCTCGGGCCGGCACCAGCCTGTTGTTCGTCAGTCACGACGCCTCGCTGGAAAACCTGTTCGATCGCAGCCTCTCGCTCGAGCGGTTGAATCAGACCTCTACACGGGAGCGGCGCTGA
- the trxA gene encoding thioredoxin: MSQPTYIFDVTADDFERYVLDNSFHKPVLVDFWADWCAPCKALMPVLAKIVEGMQGELLLAKVNCDEQAALTERFGIRSLPTVVLFKDGQPVDGFAGIQPESAIRAMIEPYVNAAEPVPAPGTNLIEQATELLEAGEAEQAVTVLQTADQEARDEPFLLLLARALIAARRPDEAQQIVDSIPESDASKQTLAGLRAQLNFASEASTLPPRDDLQARLGNSADTEALYQLALLDLAEGRYEPALDALMRLFQTERGYADNSPQRSLLQVFDALGGQHPLTIQYRRKMYQALY, translated from the coding sequence ATGAGCCAACCGACCTACATCTTCGACGTGACTGCCGACGACTTCGAGCGCTACGTCCTCGACAATTCCTTCCACAAGCCGGTGCTGGTGGATTTCTGGGCCGACTGGTGCGCGCCGTGCAAGGCGCTGATGCCGGTCCTGGCGAAGATCGTCGAAGGCATGCAGGGCGAATTGTTGCTGGCGAAGGTCAACTGTGACGAGCAGGCAGCGCTGACCGAGCGCTTCGGCATACGCAGCCTGCCAACGGTGGTGCTGTTCAAGGACGGACAGCCGGTCGACGGATTTGCCGGTATCCAGCCGGAAAGTGCGATCCGGGCGATGATCGAACCTTATGTCAACGCAGCGGAGCCCGTCCCGGCGCCGGGTACCAACCTGATCGAACAGGCCACCGAACTGCTCGAGGCCGGCGAGGCCGAGCAGGCTGTCACTGTGCTGCAGACGGCTGATCAGGAGGCTCGCGACGAGCCATTTCTGCTGTTGCTGGCCCGCGCATTGATCGCGGCCAGGCGGCCCGATGAAGCGCAGCAGATCGTCGACTCGATTCCTGAAAGCGATGCCAGCAAACAGACTCTGGCAGGCCTGCGCGCGCAGTTGAACTTTGCCAGCGAAGCGTCGACGCTGCCGCCCCGGGACGATCTGCAGGCGCGCCTCGGTAACAGCGCCGATACCGAAGCGCTCTATCAACTGGCGTTGCTGGATCTGGCCGAAGGTCGTTATGAACCTGCTCTGGACGCTTTGATGCGCCTGTTCCAGACCGAACGCGGGTATGCCGACAACAGCCCGCAGCGCAGCCTGTTGCAAGTCTTCGACGCCCTGGGAGGGCAGCACCCCCTCACCATCCAGTATCGCCGCAAGATGTACCAGGCGCTCTACTGA
- the nrdR gene encoding transcriptional regulator NrdR — protein sequence MHCPFCTAHDTKVIDSRLVADGDQVRRRRECLACQERFTTFETAELVLPRVIKQDGRRQPFDEDKLRAGLLRALEKRPVSVEQIEAAISHIKHRLRATGEREVKAMVVGEMVMNELKQLDEVAYIRFASVYRRFQDLNQFREEIERLSRRERDDNV from the coding sequence ATGCATTGTCCGTTCTGTACTGCCCATGACACCAAGGTGATCGACTCACGCCTGGTGGCCGATGGCGACCAGGTTCGGCGTCGGCGGGAATGCCTTGCCTGCCAGGAGCGCTTCACTACCTTCGAAACGGCCGAACTGGTTCTGCCTCGCGTCATCAAGCAGGACGGGCGCCGACAGCCGTTCGACGAAGACAAGTTGCGTGCCGGCCTGCTCCGGGCGCTGGAAAAGCGCCCCGTGAGCGTCGAGCAGATCGAGGCGGCGATCAGCCATATCAAGCATCGGTTGCGTGCCACCGGGGAGCGGGAAGTGAAAGCCATGGTAGTAGGCGAGATGGTCATGAACGAGCTCAAGCAGCTCGACGAAGTCGCCTACATTCGCTTCGCTTCGGTCTATCGTCGCTTTCAGGACCTCAACCAGTTCCGCGAAGAAATCGAACGGCTGTCCAGGCGCGAGCGCGATGACAACGTCTGA
- a CDS encoding ABC transporter permease has protein sequence MYLLRLSFKSLANRRFTALLTVLAIALSVALLLGVERIRTEARASFANTISGTDLIVGARSGSVQLLLYSVFRIGNATNNISWNSYQHMASHPRVDWAIPVSLGDSHRGFKVMGTDTGYFDHFRHGKQQALALSEGVVFDDLYDAVIGADVARDLGYGVGDEIVLAHGTGSVSFIDHADKPFRISGILARTGTPVDRTVHISLEGMQAIHLGWNGGTPARGPNRISADQARQVDLTPTSITAVLLGLDSRIATFAVQRDVNQYRGEPLQAILPGVALQELWSLLGTAEKALLLVSGCVVLTGLIGMLTAVLAGLNERRREMAILRSVGARPLHVFGLLLSEALALALTGIGCGLMILYAVLWLARPWLLTHYGLFIAIQPPAPTEWRLLGGILLASVLIGCIPAWRAYRMSLTDGLSIRI, from the coding sequence ATGTATCTGCTGCGGCTGTCATTCAAGAGCCTGGCCAACCGGCGCTTCACTGCCTTGCTGACGGTTCTGGCGATTGCGCTGAGCGTGGCCCTGTTGCTAGGCGTGGAGCGTATCCGGACGGAGGCCCGGGCCAGTTTCGCCAATACCATCTCCGGCACCGATCTGATCGTCGGCGCACGCTCCGGCTCGGTGCAGCTGCTGCTGTATTCGGTTTTTCGCATCGGCAACGCGACCAATAACATCAGTTGGAACAGTTACCAGCACATGGCCAGCCACCCGCGCGTCGACTGGGCCATTCCCGTCTCGCTCGGCGATTCCCATCGCGGCTTCAAGGTCATGGGTACCGACACCGGCTATTTCGATCACTTCCGTCACGGAAAGCAGCAAGCGCTCGCGCTGTCGGAGGGGGTGGTCTTCGATGATCTCTACGACGCAGTGATCGGCGCCGACGTGGCGCGGGACCTCGGCTACGGCGTGGGCGACGAGATCGTTCTGGCACATGGCACCGGCTCGGTCAGTTTCATCGATCATGCGGACAAGCCGTTTCGCATCAGCGGCATTCTGGCGCGCACCGGGACCCCGGTCGACCGCACCGTACACATCAGCCTGGAGGGAATGCAGGCGATCCACCTAGGCTGGAATGGCGGCACACCGGCACGCGGCCCCAATCGGATCAGCGCTGACCAGGCACGTCAGGTCGATCTGACGCCCACCTCGATAACCGCCGTCCTGCTTGGCCTGGACAGTCGCATAGCCACCTTCGCCGTGCAGCGCGATGTCAATCAGTATCGTGGCGAGCCGCTCCAGGCAATCCTTCCGGGCGTCGCACTGCAGGAACTCTGGAGTCTGCTCGGCACTGCGGAAAAGGCTCTGCTGCTGGTATCGGGCTGCGTGGTGCTGACCGGCCTGATCGGCATGCTCACCGCAGTACTGGCCGGACTCAACGAGCGGCGTCGAGAGATGGCCATCTTGCGCTCGGTCGGCGCCCGCCCGCTGCACGTGTTCGGTCTGCTGCTAAGCGAAGCGCTGGCGCTGGCGCTGACCGGCATCGGGTGCGGGCTGATGATCCTGTACGCAGTGCTATGGCTTGCCAGGCCCTGGCTGCTGACCCACTATGGGCTCTTCATCGCGATTCAGCCGCCGGCGCCGACCGAGTGGCGGCTGTTGGGCGGGATCCTGCTTGCAAGCGTGCTGATCGGCTGCATCCCAGCCTGGCGCGCCTACCGGATGTCGCTGACCGACGGCTTATCGATACGGATCTGA